The following are encoded together in the Pseudodesulfovibrio indicus genome:
- a CDS encoding ABC transporter substrate-binding protein: protein MATKLMMICALALAVGMFLAAPALAKDKIVVGFSQIGAESAWRVANTESITSEAAKRPNIELKFSDAQQKQENQIKAIRNFIAQGVDVIAFSPVVETGWTPVLKEAKRAGIPVILSDRAVDTEDDTLWVTFMGSDFVEEGRRSAKWLAENYDRLKNADKSSDVINVVELQGTVGSAPAIDRKTGFEEVMKNYPQFKVIKSQSGDFTRSKGKEVMEAFLKAEGAKIDVLYAHNDDMAIGAIQAIEEFGLKPGKDIIIVSIDAVRGAFEAMIEGKLNCTVECSPLLGPQLFDAVEDLMAGKTLPKRIVTNEGVFPQEVAAKELPNRKY, encoded by the coding sequence GTGGCTACTAAATTGATGATGATTTGTGCACTGGCGCTGGCGGTCGGGATGTTCCTCGCCGCTCCGGCTCTGGCCAAAGACAAGATCGTGGTGGGCTTTTCCCAGATCGGCGCTGAAAGCGCCTGGCGCGTCGCCAACACGGAATCCATCACTTCCGAAGCGGCCAAGCGCCCCAACATCGAACTGAAATTCTCCGACGCCCAGCAGAAGCAGGAAAACCAGATCAAGGCCATCCGCAACTTCATCGCCCAGGGCGTTGACGTCATCGCCTTTTCCCCGGTCGTCGAAACCGGCTGGACCCCGGTCCTGAAGGAAGCCAAGCGCGCCGGCATCCCCGTGATCCTGTCCGACCGCGCCGTTGACACCGAAGACGACACCCTGTGGGTCACCTTCATGGGCTCCGACTTCGTCGAGGAAGGACGCCGCTCCGCAAAATGGCTCGCCGAAAACTATGACCGGCTCAAGAACGCCGACAAGTCTTCCGACGTCATCAACGTCGTGGAACTCCAGGGCACCGTCGGCTCCGCTCCGGCCATCGACCGCAAGACCGGTTTTGAAGAAGTCATGAAGAACTACCCCCAGTTCAAGGTCATCAAGTCCCAGTCCGGCGACTTCACCCGCTCCAAGGGCAAGGAAGTCATGGAAGCCTTCCTGAAGGCCGAAGGCGCCAAGATCGACGTGCTCTACGCCCACAATGACGACATGGCCATCGGCGCCATCCAGGCCATCGAGGAATTCGGCCTGAAGCCCGGCAAGGACATCATCATCGTGTCCATCGACGCCGTGCGCGGCGCATTCGAAGCCATGATCGAAGGCAAGCTCAACTGCACCGTCGAGTGCAGCCCCCTGCTCGGACCCCAGCTCTTCGACGCCGTTGAAGACCTCATGGCCGGCAAGACCCTGCCCAAGCGCATCGTGACCAACGAAGGCGTCTTCCCCCAGGAAGTCGCCGCCAAGGAACTGCCTAACCGCAAGTACTAG
- a CDS encoding MBL fold metallo-hydrolase: MAECIDVTLVANAGILVRGGGTGLLVDGIHDQGDHPFDRVDRDTLVRMRQGDAPFQQLEYLLFTHEHPDHFTPGLVMEHLRYRRTKGLFTPDPRCGSVEAVLLARFAGELGVPQWNGSLEPGQAKTYGLGEGLGVTVIGGVHMGKAFTGVRNDSFLVSVGSSNLLFTGDADHVPEHFEKALAGVSLDAAFVNPIFYHNPEGQRCINEVFRPREVVICHLPDREKDTYHLWFTLERALSRHARPGMPVRVLTTDSPSLRFCTERG, from the coding sequence GTGGCGGAGTGCATAGATGTGACCTTGGTGGCCAACGCGGGCATCCTGGTCCGAGGCGGCGGGACCGGACTGCTGGTGGACGGCATCCACGACCAGGGGGACCACCCCTTCGACCGCGTGGACAGGGACACCCTGGTGCGCATGCGCCAAGGGGACGCCCCGTTCCAGCAGCTGGAATACCTGCTCTTCACCCACGAGCACCCGGACCACTTCACGCCGGGGCTGGTCATGGAGCACCTGCGCTACCGGCGGACCAAGGGGCTGTTCACGCCCGATCCCCGGTGCGGCTCGGTCGAGGCCGTGCTGCTGGCCCGGTTCGCGGGCGAGCTGGGGGTGCCCCAGTGGAACGGGTCCCTGGAGCCGGGCCAGGCCAAGACCTACGGCCTGGGCGAAGGGCTGGGCGTGACGGTCATCGGCGGGGTTCACATGGGCAAGGCGTTCACCGGCGTGCGCAACGACAGCTTCCTGGTCTCGGTGGGGAGCAGCAACCTGCTCTTCACCGGCGACGCGGACCACGTGCCGGAACATTTCGAGAAGGCCCTGGCGGGCGTGAGCCTGGACGCGGCCTTCGTCAACCCCATCTTCTACCACAACCCGGAAGGGCAGCGGTGCATCAACGAGGTCTTCCGCCCGCGCGAGGTGGTCATCTGCCACCTGCCGGACCGCGAGAAAGACACCTACCACCTCTGGTTCACCCTGGAGCGCGCCCTGTCCCGCCACGCCCGCCCCGGCATGCCCGTCCGGGTCCTGACCACCGACTCCCCCTCGCTCAGATTCTGCACCGAGCGGGGCTAG
- a CDS encoding DUF6506 family protein — protein MSSALKAAFIFIAPGADPVAHRNWVKTGAVDLLAVAVKDYDQAESLARELVEKEGIAAIELCGGFGNAGTARVAAAVNVPVGVVRFDIHPGLGNASGDTLFG, from the coding sequence ATGAGCAGCGCACTCAAGGCGGCGTTCATCTTCATCGCGCCCGGCGCGGATCCGGTCGCCCATCGCAACTGGGTGAAGACCGGGGCCGTGGACCTCCTGGCCGTGGCCGTGAAGGATTATGACCAAGCGGAGAGCCTGGCCCGCGAGCTGGTGGAAAAAGAAGGGATTGCCGCCATCGAGCTGTGCGGCGGGTTCGGCAATGCCGGCACCGCGCGCGTGGCGGCGGCGGTCAACGTCCCGGTGGGCGTGGTCCGTTTCGACATCCACCCCGGCCTGGGCAACGCCAGCGGCGACACCCTGTTCGGCTAG
- a CDS encoding carboxymuconolactone decarboxylase family protein yields MDAAEKAAMTLSKMQTKAGNVFPNYIAFTKEISQFGPIDHKTQELIHIGCSMMSQCEMCISLHIQGAASHGATKEEIMQAAMLAIAMGGSPKMMYMKYVFDELEDLFD; encoded by the coding sequence ATGGATGCAGCGGAAAAAGCGGCAATGACCTTGTCCAAGATGCAGACCAAAGCCGGGAACGTGTTCCCCAATTACATTGCCTTCACCAAGGAGATCAGCCAGTTCGGTCCCATCGACCACAAGACGCAGGAACTCATCCACATCGGTTGTTCCATGATGTCGCAGTGCGAGATGTGCATCTCCCTCCACATTCAGGGCGCGGCCAGCCACGGCGCGACCAAGGAGGAGATCATGCAGGCCGCCATGCTGGCCATAGCCATGGGCGGCTCCCCGAAGATGATGTACATGAAGTACGTCTTCGACGAGCTGGAAGACCTGTTCGATTAA
- a CDS encoding PaaI family thioesterase has translation MDIKTHESIDRSLCGEPISLEPGRSEVRLRCLESMAADASGLVHGGFIFGLADYAAMLSVNHPNVVLGGAETRFLKPSRVGDTLVARAQDETPDERRHLVKVEVFSGEETVFAGTFTCFVTREHVLAGK, from the coding sequence ATGGATATCAAGACCCACGAAAGCATCGACCGCTCCCTGTGCGGGGAGCCCATCTCCCTGGAGCCGGGCCGAAGCGAAGTGCGCCTTCGCTGCCTGGAATCCATGGCCGCGGACGCCAGCGGGCTGGTCCACGGCGGATTCATCTTCGGCCTGGCCGACTACGCGGCCATGCTCTCCGTGAACCATCCCAACGTGGTCCTGGGCGGGGCCGAGACCCGCTTCCTGAAGCCGTCCCGCGTGGGCGACACGCTGGTGGCCAGGGCGCAGGACGAGACCCCTGACGAGCGCAGGCACCTGGTCAAGGTCGAGGTTTTCTCCGGCGAGGAGACGGTCTTTGCCGGGACCTTCACCTGCTTCGTCACCAGGGAGCACGTCCTGGCGGGCAAATAG
- a CDS encoding ABC transporter permease, whose translation MSLKPSFLQNEATAKLIWPLVALSAIIIFNILFTPGFFHIEIKDGHLFGSLIDILNRGAPVMLVSIGMTLVFATGGVDLSVGAVIAISGAIAAHLIRPDYVKGVIEYGELTPLFQVIAIPLIVSLAAGLWNGVLVAYVGVQPIIATLILMVAGRGIAQLVTEGQILVFIHEPFQYIGGGFLFGIPFPIILVLVALAATYLLTRRTALGLFIEAIGANPKASLYMGIRAKVIKVAVYMFCALCAGIAGLIICSDIKAADANNAGLFLELDAIAAVIIGGTMWGGRFTVAGSIIGALIIQSLTTTILTRGIAPEITLVFKAVVIICVALIQSETFRNILAGRLMKKEAGK comes from the coding sequence ATGAGCCTGAAGCCGTCCTTTCTGCAGAACGAGGCCACGGCCAAGCTGATCTGGCCGCTTGTCGCCCTTTCCGCAATCATCATATTCAACATCCTGTTCACGCCCGGCTTTTTCCACATCGAGATCAAGGACGGGCACCTGTTCGGCAGCCTTATCGACATCCTCAACCGAGGCGCGCCGGTCATGCTCGTGTCCATCGGCATGACGCTGGTGTTCGCCACCGGCGGCGTGGACCTGTCCGTGGGCGCGGTCATCGCCATCTCCGGGGCCATCGCCGCCCATCTCATCCGGCCGGACTACGTCAAGGGCGTCATCGAATACGGCGAGCTGACCCCCCTGTTCCAGGTCATCGCCATCCCGCTGATCGTCTCGTTGGCGGCGGGATTGTGGAACGGCGTGCTCGTGGCCTACGTCGGCGTCCAGCCCATCATCGCCACGCTCATCCTGATGGTGGCCGGGCGCGGCATCGCCCAGCTGGTCACCGAAGGCCAGATCCTGGTCTTCATCCATGAACCGTTTCAATACATCGGTGGCGGCTTTCTCTTCGGCATTCCGTTCCCCATCATCCTGGTGCTGGTCGCCCTGGCGGCGACCTACCTGCTGACTCGACGAACGGCGCTCGGCCTGTTCATCGAAGCCATCGGGGCCAACCCCAAGGCCAGCCTGTACATGGGCATACGGGCCAAGGTGATCAAGGTCGCCGTCTACATGTTCTGCGCCCTGTGCGCGGGCATCGCGGGGCTGATCATCTGCTCGGACATCAAAGCGGCCGACGCCAACAACGCGGGATTGTTTCTCGAACTGGACGCCATCGCCGCCGTCATCATCGGCGGCACGATGTGGGGCGGCCGTTTCACCGTGGCGGGCTCGATCATCGGCGCGCTGATCATCCAGTCCCTGACCACGACCATCCTGACGCGCGGCATCGCTCCTGAAATAACCCTGGTATTCAAGGCCGTGGTCATCATCTGCGTGGCCCTGATCCAATCCGAGACCTTCAGAAACATCCTGGCAGGCCGCCTGATGAAAAAGGAGGCCGGAAAATAA
- a CDS encoding sigma-54-dependent transcriptional regulator — protein MGKEILIVDDNLKLSSSLARNFEQLGYLVHEAPNSRRAFGALESGSVGVVLLDIMLGEEDGLALLKDMVERYPGLPVIMITGFGSIESAVTSVKLGAYDYVQKPLDFNKLLKIVENAIKLGELEQENSTLRDRIVELSGSIVTGNDEVLAVCEKAKKLAGTNISVLILGENGTGKELLANLIHNNSLRASKKMVTVNSAAFPDSLLDNELFGHEKGAYTGAQSRFIGIIERAGDTTLYLDEIGDMSMSTQAKILRALQNQEIRRIGGTESIKVDIRLITSTNRDLDKLISEKRFRQDLYYRLNAAILKLPPLRERRDDIPLLTEYFLAQFSAENAKEVRSVSGEVMERFMEYAWPGNVRELKNTINYAATLAVADCINLEDLPTPLMERKRQGGRGSMLMEAEKRLILRTLKETGNNKRKAAMVLNISRKTLYNKLKKYEIDQYA, from the coding sequence ATGGGAAAGGAAATTCTGATTGTCGACGACAACCTCAAGCTGTCGAGCAGCCTGGCCCGCAACTTCGAGCAACTCGGATATCTCGTGCACGAGGCGCCCAATTCGCGCCGGGCGTTCGGCGCGCTGGAAAGCGGTTCCGTGGGGGTCGTGCTCCTCGACATCATGTTGGGGGAAGAGGACGGCCTGGCCTTGCTCAAGGACATGGTCGAGCGGTATCCGGGGCTGCCGGTCATCATGATCACGGGCTTCGGTTCCATCGAGTCCGCCGTGACCTCGGTCAAGCTCGGCGCCTACGACTATGTCCAGAAACCGCTCGATTTCAACAAGCTGCTGAAGATCGTGGAGAACGCCATCAAGCTCGGGGAGCTGGAGCAGGAGAACTCGACCCTGCGGGACAGGATCGTGGAGCTTTCCGGCAGCATCGTGACCGGCAACGACGAGGTCCTGGCCGTGTGCGAGAAGGCCAAGAAGCTGGCGGGCACGAACATCTCGGTCCTCATTCTGGGAGAGAACGGCACCGGCAAGGAGCTGCTGGCCAACCTCATCCACAACAACTCGCTCCGGGCCTCGAAAAAGATGGTCACGGTCAACAGCGCAGCTTTCCCGGACAGCCTGCTGGACAACGAGTTGTTCGGCCATGAGAAGGGCGCGTACACCGGCGCGCAGAGCCGGTTCATCGGCATCATCGAGCGGGCGGGGGATACGACGCTCTACCTGGACGAGATCGGCGACATGTCCATGTCCACCCAGGCCAAGATCCTGCGGGCGCTCCAGAATCAGGAGATCCGCCGCATCGGCGGGACGGAATCCATCAAGGTGGACATTCGGCTCATCACCTCCACCAACAGGGACCTGGACAAGCTCATCAGCGAGAAACGGTTCCGGCAGGACCTGTACTATCGGCTGAACGCGGCCATCCTCAAGCTGCCGCCGCTGAGGGAGCGCCGCGACGACATCCCCCTGCTGACCGAGTATTTCCTGGCCCAGTTCTCGGCGGAGAACGCCAAGGAAGTCCGTTCCGTGTCCGGGGAGGTCATGGAGCGGTTCATGGAATACGCCTGGCCCGGCAATGTCAGGGAATTGAAGAACACCATCAACTATGCGGCCACTCTGGCCGTGGCCGACTGCATCAATCTCGAAGACCTGCCCACCCCGCTGATGGAGAGGAAGCGGCAGGGAGGGCGGGGGTCCATGCTCATGGAGGCCGAAAAGCGGCTTATCCTGCGCACGCTCAAGGAAACCGGGAACAACAAGCGTAAGGCCGCCATGGTCCTGAACATCAGCCGCAAGACGCTGTACAACAAGCTGAAGAAATATGAGATCGACCAATATGCCTGA
- a CDS encoding lipoate--protein ligase: MRYIHNPVTDPAFNLAAEEWLLTRSDEDVFMLWRNRPAVIVGRNQNTLAEIDEAFTRTRGIPVVRRLSGGGAVFHDLGNINFTFITRGNPSQGLDFERFTAPIQQALGAMGVACEFSGRNDLLIDGKKFSGNAQHFHAGRILHHGTLLFASDMADLSGALRTDPEKYRDKAVKSVRSRVTNISSHLPAPMEVTAFIKALMDHVSGHTPMDDMVLSAEEQASIEALAAARYRTWEWNFGSSPAYNFSRRTRTPGGLLDVNMQVKKGLIVKARLFGDYFGVRDIDPLERRIEGCAHERTALEERLSGLPLGEYLNGVTLPVLLDCLF; this comes from the coding sequence ATGCGATACATCCACAACCCGGTCACGGACCCCGCCTTCAACCTGGCAGCCGAGGAATGGCTGCTGACCCGCTCGGACGAGGACGTCTTCATGCTCTGGCGCAACCGGCCCGCGGTCATCGTCGGGCGGAACCAGAACACCCTGGCCGAGATCGACGAAGCCTTCACCCGGACGCGCGGCATCCCCGTGGTCCGCCGCCTGAGCGGAGGCGGTGCCGTGTTCCACGACCTGGGGAACATCAACTTCACCTTCATCACCCGGGGCAACCCCTCGCAGGGGCTGGACTTCGAGCGGTTCACCGCGCCCATCCAGCAGGCCCTCGGGGCCATGGGGGTGGCGTGCGAGTTTTCCGGCCGCAACGACCTGCTCATAGACGGAAAGAAGTTCTCCGGCAATGCCCAACATTTCCATGCCGGGCGCATCCTGCACCACGGCACCCTGCTCTTCGCCTCGGACATGGCCGACCTGTCCGGCGCGCTGCGCACCGACCCCGAGAAGTACCGCGACAAGGCGGTGAAGAGCGTCCGCTCGCGGGTGACCAACATCTCCAGCCATCTGCCCGCGCCCATGGAAGTGACCGCCTTCATCAAGGCGCTCATGGACCACGTCTCCGGCCACACGCCCATGGACGACATGGTCTTGAGCGCCGAGGAGCAGGCGTCCATCGAGGCGCTGGCCGCCGCGCGCTACCGCACCTGGGAGTGGAACTTCGGCTCCTCGCCCGCCTACAACTTCTCCCGCCGGACCCGCACCCCCGGCGGACTGCTGGACGTGAACATGCAGGTCAAGAAGGGGCTGATCGTCAAGGCGCGGCTGTTCGGCGACTATTTCGGGGTCCGGGACATCGACCCCCTGGAGCGGCGCATCGAGGGTTGCGCCCACGAGCGAACGGCCCTTGAGGAGCGGCTTTCCGGCCTGCCGCTCGGCGAATACCTGAACGGCGTGACCCTGCCCGTCCTGCTGGACTGCCTGTTCTGA
- a CDS encoding sugar ABC transporter ATP-binding protein: protein MSNNQDAILQIKGLSKSFPGVKALQDVDFTLRRGEIHALMGQNGAGKSTLIKVMTGLYKKDTGEMLLEGQPFEFGSPEQAPKHGISTVYQEVNLIPHLSVAENIYLGRQPKRFGAIDWPTLNRRAEEAVKKLDLDIDVTQPVSSYSIAIQQLVAIIRALDIQARILILDEPTSSLDAAETERLFTVLKKLKSQGIAIVFVTHFLGQVYEISDTITVLRNGKLVGEKPVAELPKLQLIEMMLGKSIESLQKADKKAPKDCGTGNNLCFLRAQGLGRKGAMSPFNLVIRKGEVMGLAGLLGSGRTETARLLFGVDKAQQGNLYINDKSEVLNSPRKAIAHRFGLCPEDRKSEGIIEDLSVRENIILALQARSGIFNKLSPKRQSEIVDKYIKMLDIKASSQNQKVGDLSGGNQQKVIVARWLASDPEFLILDEPTRGIDVGAKAEIEKLIVELSRAGMAVLFISSELEEIISCADRVAVLRDREVVDEISGDEIEESKIMKIIAQGGKQ, encoded by the coding sequence ATGTCGAACAACCAGGATGCGATCCTTCAAATCAAGGGCCTCAGCAAGAGTTTCCCCGGCGTAAAGGCCTTGCAGGACGTGGATTTCACGCTGCGCCGCGGGGAAATTCACGCCTTGATGGGCCAAAACGGCGCGGGGAAATCAACGCTGATCAAGGTCATGACCGGATTGTACAAGAAGGACACCGGGGAGATGCTCCTCGAAGGGCAGCCCTTCGAGTTCGGTTCGCCCGAGCAGGCCCCCAAGCACGGCATCAGCACCGTGTACCAGGAGGTCAATCTGATCCCCCACCTGTCGGTGGCGGAGAACATCTACCTCGGCCGCCAACCGAAGCGCTTCGGGGCCATCGACTGGCCCACCCTCAACCGGCGGGCCGAGGAAGCGGTCAAGAAACTCGATCTGGACATCGACGTGACCCAGCCGGTGTCCTCCTACTCCATCGCCATCCAGCAGTTGGTGGCCATCATCCGCGCCCTGGACATCCAGGCCCGCATCCTGATCCTGGACGAGCCGACTTCGAGCCTGGACGCCGCCGAGACCGAACGTCTCTTCACCGTGCTCAAGAAACTCAAGTCCCAGGGCATCGCCATCGTCTTCGTGACGCACTTCCTCGGCCAGGTTTACGAAATTTCCGATACCATCACCGTCTTGCGAAACGGCAAACTCGTCGGCGAGAAACCGGTGGCGGAGCTGCCCAAGCTGCAGCTGATCGAGATGATGCTCGGCAAGAGCATCGAATCCCTCCAGAAAGCGGACAAAAAAGCGCCCAAGGACTGCGGCACCGGGAACAACCTCTGCTTCCTGCGAGCCCAGGGATTGGGCCGCAAGGGGGCCATGTCGCCCTTCAACCTGGTGATCCGCAAGGGAGAGGTCATGGGGCTGGCCGGCCTGCTCGGCTCCGGGCGGACGGAAACGGCCCGCCTGCTGTTCGGCGTGGACAAGGCGCAGCAGGGCAACCTGTACATTAACGACAAGAGCGAGGTCTTGAACTCCCCCCGCAAGGCCATCGCCCATCGTTTCGGCCTCTGCCCGGAAGACCGCAAATCGGAGGGGATCATCGAAGACCTTTCGGTCCGCGAAAACATCATCCTCGCCCTGCAGGCGCGGTCGGGAATCTTCAACAAGCTCTCCCCCAAGCGCCAGAGCGAGATCGTTGACAAGTATATCAAGATGTTGGACATCAAGGCATCGAGCCAGAACCAGAAGGTCGGCGATCTCAGCGGCGGCAACCAGCAGAAAGTTATCGTGGCCCGCTGGCTCGCCTCGGACCCGGAGTTCCTGATCCTCGACGAGCCCACCCGGGGCATCGATGTCGGCGCCAAGGCGGAGATCGAAAAACTGATCGTCGAACTCAGCCGGGCCGGAATGGCCGTGCTGTTCATATCGAGTGAGCTGGAAGAAATCATATCCTGCGCGGACAGGGTCGCCGTGCTGAGAGACCGCGAAGTCGTCGATGAGATCTCCGGCGACGAGATAGAGGAATCCAAGATCATGAAGATTATCGCGCAGGGAGGAAAACAATGA
- a CDS encoding zinc-binding dehydrogenase, which translates to MKTLRLYGPGDIRLLDEPEPSPASGEALLQIASVGVCGSDLTWFVSSGIGSARLERPLILGHEFSAVALTGQFAGKRVAVDPAIPCNRCRHCIEGNPNFCEATRFAGHAPDDGALRERMAWPEELLHPLPDELSFEDGVMLEPLGVALHAMDLGKIRVGDKVGVFGCGPIGLLMVQLALASGAERVLATDPLEHRRNLAGTFGAQPSSARNGEEVAPLIRSDYKGGLDVAFEIAGEDDAVEAAIRSLRPGGKLILGGIPRDDRTSFCASEARRKGLTIKLVRRMKHTYPRAIALTMAGTVRLQPLVTHVFPLEKADEAFATAVSRSGLKVCLRPTT; encoded by the coding sequence ATGAAAACCCTGCGTCTTTACGGCCCCGGCGACATTCGGCTCCTGGACGAGCCCGAACCGAGTCCCGCGTCCGGCGAAGCCCTGCTGCAAATCGCCTCGGTGGGCGTCTGCGGCTCGGACCTCACCTGGTTCGTCTCCTCGGGCATCGGCTCGGCCAGACTGGAGCGCCCGCTCATTCTGGGCCATGAATTCTCCGCCGTCGCCCTGACGGGACAATTCGCGGGGAAGCGCGTGGCCGTGGACCCGGCCATCCCGTGCAACCGCTGCCGCCATTGCATCGAGGGCAACCCCAACTTCTGCGAAGCCACGCGCTTCGCCGGACACGCCCCGGACGATGGCGCATTGCGTGAAAGGATGGCCTGGCCTGAAGAGCTCCTGCACCCGCTCCCCGACGAACTGTCCTTTGAGGACGGCGTGATGCTGGAACCGCTCGGCGTGGCCCTCCATGCCATGGACCTCGGCAAGATCCGGGTGGGCGACAAGGTGGGCGTCTTCGGCTGCGGCCCCATCGGCCTGCTCATGGTGCAACTGGCCCTGGCGTCGGGCGCCGAGCGGGTGCTGGCCACCGACCCTCTGGAGCACCGCCGCAATCTGGCCGGGACCTTCGGCGCCCAGCCGAGTTCCGCACGGAACGGCGAAGAGGTCGCTCCGCTCATCCGGTCGGACTACAAGGGCGGCCTGGACGTGGCCTTTGAAATCGCGGGCGAGGATGATGCCGTGGAGGCCGCGATCCGCAGCCTCCGCCCGGGCGGCAAGCTCATCCTCGGCGGCATCCCCCGGGACGACAGGACCTCATTCTGCGCCTCCGAAGCCCGCCGCAAAGGGCTGACCATCAAGCTCGTGCGCCGCATGAAGCATACCTACCCGCGAGCCATCGCCTTGACCATGGCGGGAACGGTTCGGCTCCAGCCGCTGGTGACGCACGTCTTCCCCCTGGAAAAGGCTGACGAAGCATTCGCGACCGCCGTCTCCAGATCGGGACTGAAAGTCTGCCTCCGCCCGACAACGTAA
- the yjfF gene encoding galactofuranose ABC transporter, permease protein YjfF produces MRLRLNQKNIPILATIAVFLIIYAIGGFMYSGFFSLRVFVNLFIDNAFIGIIAIGMTFVIISGEIDLSVGSVVALVGVLLATLVHDHGMHPMLAIPICLALGAVLGCAMGCLIHFFQLPSFLVTLVGMFLARGLAFLLSLNSIPIKHPFFESLVDFGFQVTRKVWVPSIAMVFVAIFALGVFLSHFTKFGRNAYAIGGNEQSAVLMGLPVGRTKIYIFTLNGLLCALAGVVYSLYTMSGYPLACVGLELDVIAAVVIGGTLLTGGVGYVEGTLIGVLILGLIQTFITFQGTLSSWWTKIVVGVLLFVFILLQRYLSTAYSGGDVGTAKQNAQDDGRTATE; encoded by the coding sequence ATGCGACTCCGCCTGAATCAGAAAAACATCCCCATTCTCGCAACCATCGCCGTATTCCTGATCATCTACGCCATCGGCGGGTTCATGTATTCCGGCTTCTTCTCCCTGCGGGTCTTCGTCAACCTGTTCATCGACAACGCCTTCATCGGCATTATCGCCATCGGCATGACCTTCGTCATCATCTCGGGCGAGATCGACCTCTCGGTCGGCTCCGTGGTGGCGCTGGTCGGCGTTCTCCTGGCGACACTGGTCCACGACCACGGCATGCATCCCATGCTGGCGATCCCGATCTGCCTCGCTCTCGGAGCGGTACTGGGCTGCGCCATGGGGTGCCTGATCCACTTCTTCCAGTTGCCCTCGTTCCTCGTCACCCTGGTCGGCATGTTCCTGGCGCGAGGCCTGGCCTTCCTGCTCAGCCTGAACTCCATCCCCATCAAGCACCCCTTCTTCGAAAGCCTGGTGGACTTCGGCTTCCAGGTGACGAGAAAGGTCTGGGTGCCGTCCATCGCCATGGTCTTCGTGGCCATTTTCGCCCTGGGCGTGTTCCTCTCCCACTTCACCAAATTCGGCCGCAACGCCTACGCCATCGGCGGCAATGAGCAATCAGCCGTCCTCATGGGCTTGCCGGTGGGCAGGACCAAGATATACATCTTCACCCTCAACGGCCTCCTCTGCGCCCTGGCGGGCGTGGTCTACTCCCTGTACACCATGTCCGGCTATCCGCTGGCCTGCGTGGGCCTGGAGCTGGACGTCATCGCCGCCGTGGTCATCGGCGGCACGCTGCTCACCGGCGGCGTGGGCTACGTGGAAGGCACCCTCATCGGCGTCCTGATCCTCGGGCTGATCCAGACGTTCATCACGTTCCAGGGAACCCTCAGCTCGTGGTGGACCAAAATCGTGGTCGGCGTCCTGCTGTTCGTGTTCATCCTGCTGCAACGCTACCTGTCGACCGCCTACTCCGGCGGCGACGTCGGGACGGCAAAACAAAACGCCCAGGATGACGGGCGAACGGCTACCGAGTAG